In the genome of Streptomyces sp. V2I9, one region contains:
- a CDS encoding ABC transporter permease has translation MADTAIALPGRATRRVRVATSAAIVIAVALAVLVVPPLTQLDQQAVDLADKLAPPSLAHPFGTDDVGRDLLLRCVYGLRVSLLVGLVAALTATVVGTAIGALAGAVGGWTDRIVMRVVDALSSIPHLLLGIFIVAMFRPGVWPVIISVALTHWISTARIVRSEVLSLRSRPFVDAAVSGGASRTRVAVRHLLPGVLPQAGLAAVLMVPHAMWHESALSFLGLGLPAHQASLGNLVQSARGSLLAGDWWPTLFPGLFLIIPTLALAGLAGAWRDRINPRRKSELML, from the coding sequence ATGGCTGACACCGCGATCGCCCTGCCGGGCCGCGCCACACGCCGCGTCCGGGTCGCCACCTCGGCCGCGATCGTCATCGCCGTCGCGCTGGCCGTCCTCGTCGTCCCGCCGCTGACCCAGCTCGACCAGCAGGCCGTCGACCTGGCCGACAAGCTCGCCCCGCCGTCGCTCGCCCACCCCTTCGGCACCGACGACGTCGGCCGCGACCTCCTGCTGCGCTGCGTCTACGGCCTGCGCGTCTCCCTGCTCGTCGGCCTGGTCGCGGCCCTCACCGCCACCGTCGTCGGCACCGCGATCGGCGCGCTCGCCGGGGCGGTCGGCGGCTGGACCGACCGCATCGTCATGCGCGTCGTCGACGCCCTGTCCTCCATCCCGCACCTGCTGCTCGGCATCTTCATCGTCGCGATGTTCCGGCCGGGCGTCTGGCCGGTGATCATCTCGGTCGCCCTGACACACTGGATCTCCACCGCCCGCATCGTCCGCTCCGAGGTCCTCTCGCTGCGCTCGCGCCCCTTCGTCGACGCCGCCGTCTCCGGCGGCGCCTCCCGCACCCGCGTCGCCGTGCGCCACCTGCTGCCGGGCGTGCTCCCGCAAGCCGGTCTGGCCGCCGTGCTGATGGTGCCGCACGCGATGTGGCACGAGTCGGCGCTCTCCTTCCTCGGACTCGGACTCCCCGCCCACCAGGCCAGCCTCGGCAACCTCGTCCAGTCCGCACGCGGTTCGCTGCTCGCCGGGGACTGGTGGCCGACCCTCTTCCCCGGCCTCTTCCTGATCATCCCGACCCTCGCGCTCGCCGGACTCGCCGGAGCCTGGCGCGACCGGATCAACCCGCGCCGGAAATCGGAGCTGATGCTGTGA
- a CDS encoding ABC transporter ATP-binding protein, giving the protein MRGGRDIAAVTDARFSVAPGECLALVGESGCGKSVLASALLGLLPANAATTGSAVLGGDTDLLTAGERTLARTVRGRRIGLVPQSPAAHLTPVRTVRAQLEESLRELTGVRGNALPKAAVAAAARASFPEGHLDRYPHELSGGLAQRAATALALIGDAPLLLADEPTTGLDRDLVERTVDELRRHTDEGRALLIITHDLAAAERIADRVAVMYAGRIVEIAEAAGFFGAPGPRHPYARGLLAALPERDFLPIPGMPPELGALPEGCAFAARCAYADGRCTAERPAFDADLACHHAPAGRTHPLKEAADA; this is encoded by the coding sequence ATGCGCGGCGGCCGCGACATCGCCGCCGTCACCGACGCCCGCTTCTCCGTCGCGCCGGGGGAGTGCCTCGCCCTGGTCGGCGAGAGCGGCTGCGGCAAGTCCGTCCTGGCCTCCGCCCTGCTCGGCCTGCTGCCCGCCAACGCGGCCACCACCGGCAGCGCGGTCCTCGGCGGGGACACGGACCTGCTCACCGCCGGCGAACGCACCCTCGCCCGCACCGTACGGGGACGGCGCATCGGCCTCGTACCGCAGAGCCCCGCCGCCCACCTCACCCCCGTGCGCACCGTCCGCGCCCAACTGGAGGAGAGCCTGCGCGAGCTGACCGGGGTGCGGGGGAACGCGCTGCCGAAGGCCGCCGTCGCGGCCGCCGCCCGCGCCTCCTTCCCCGAGGGACACCTCGACCGCTACCCGCACGAGCTCTCCGGCGGCCTCGCCCAGCGCGCCGCGACCGCCCTCGCCCTGATCGGCGACGCCCCGCTGCTGCTCGCCGACGAACCGACCACCGGCCTCGACCGGGACCTCGTCGAGCGGACCGTGGACGAACTGCGCCGCCACACCGACGAGGGCCGGGCGCTGCTGATCATCACCCACGACCTGGCCGCCGCCGAACGCATCGCGGACCGGGTCGCCGTGATGTACGCGGGACGCATCGTCGAGATCGCGGAGGCGGCGGGCTTCTTCGGAGCGCCCGGCCCCCGCCACCCGTACGCCCGTGGCCTGCTGGCGGCCCTGCCCGAACGCGATTTCCTCCCGATCCCCGGCATGCCGCCGGAGCTGGGCGCCCTGCCCGAGGGCTGTGCCTTCGCCGCCCGCTGCGCGTACGCGGACGGCCGCTGCACCGCCGAACGCCCGGCCTTCGACGCGGACCTGGCCTGCCACCACGCGCCGGCCGGCCGGACCCACCCGCTCAAGGAGGCCGCCGATGCTTGA
- a CDS encoding ABC transporter ATP-binding protein, with amino-acid sequence MLELNRITAGYDRRAPVVREVSLHVAAGEAVGLLGPSGCGKSTLAKVAALLHRPDAGTMTLDGTAVRGWRHRAPREQRTAVGVVFQQPRLSADPRLSLRELIAQPLRSTGRRREVPARVAELARLVGLSGELLERRPHAVSDGQLQRACLARALVLRPRLLICDEMTAMLDASTTAALVAVVERYRAESGAALLAVGHDRVLLERWCDRTVRWGGHETENAPAG; translated from the coding sequence ATGCTTGAGCTGAACCGGATCACCGCGGGATACGACCGCCGCGCTCCCGTCGTCCGCGAAGTGTCCCTGCACGTCGCGGCGGGCGAGGCGGTCGGGCTCCTGGGCCCCAGCGGCTGCGGCAAATCCACCCTGGCCAAGGTCGCCGCCCTCCTGCACCGCCCGGACGCCGGAACCATGACCCTCGACGGTACGGCGGTACGCGGCTGGCGCCATCGCGCCCCACGCGAGCAGCGCACCGCCGTGGGCGTCGTCTTCCAACAGCCCCGGCTCTCCGCCGACCCCCGCCTCAGCCTGCGCGAACTGATCGCCCAGCCGCTGCGGTCCACCGGCCGCCGCCGGGAGGTCCCCGCGCGGGTGGCGGAGCTGGCCCGGCTGGTCGGCCTCTCCGGCGAACTGCTGGAGCGCCGCCCGCACGCGGTGAGCGACGGCCAGCTGCAACGGGCCTGCCTGGCGCGGGCGCTGGTCCTGCGGCCCCGGCTGCTGATCTGCGACGAGATGACCGCGATGCTCGACGCCTCCACGACCGCCGCGCTGGTCGCGGTCGTCGAGCGCTACCGCGCGGAGTCCGGGGCGGCACTGCTGGCCGTGGGCCACGACCGGGTGCTGCTGGAGCGCTGGTGCGACCGTACGGTCCGGTGGGGCGGGCACGAGACGGAGAACGCTCCGGCCGGGTGA
- a CDS encoding GPR1/FUN34/YaaH family transporter, translating into MTQQSGPNSPAEPLTTDAVTRIVLRPIASPLPLGFFALGMGSTVLSSLQLGWVPPAQSGILLLLVLIFVVPLQLVGGIFAFLARDAGAGTALLLLGAAWAGTSVTSLDSPPGKPVVAQAVFLLALVPFVLALAGAAAQSKPLFAVLLTLTAGRFALTGLYEAGLGNAFQTAAGWTGLGIGVFALYGGLALLVEDGKQRTVLPLFRRGKARESIEGDLREQLTEAQQEAGVRHQL; encoded by the coding sequence GTGACCCAGCAATCCGGCCCGAACAGCCCCGCAGAACCGCTGACGACCGATGCCGTGACACGCATCGTGCTGCGCCCGATCGCCAGCCCGCTGCCGCTGGGCTTCTTCGCTCTCGGCATGGGCAGCACGGTTCTCTCCTCCCTCCAGCTCGGCTGGGTACCGCCCGCGCAGAGCGGCATCCTGCTGCTCCTCGTCCTCATCTTCGTCGTCCCGCTCCAACTCGTCGGCGGGATCTTCGCCTTCCTGGCCCGTGACGCGGGGGCCGGTACGGCGCTGCTGCTGCTCGGCGCCGCCTGGGCCGGGACGAGCGTGACCTCCCTGGACTCGCCGCCCGGCAAGCCGGTGGTGGCCCAGGCCGTCTTCCTCCTGGCCCTTGTGCCGTTCGTGCTGGCCCTGGCCGGGGCGGCCGCGCAGTCCAAACCGCTGTTCGCCGTCCTCCTCACCCTCACCGCGGGGCGCTTCGCCCTCACCGGTCTCTACGAGGCGGGTCTCGGGAACGCCTTCCAGACCGCGGCGGGCTGGACCGGTCTCGGCATCGGGGTCTTCGCCCTCTACGGCGGGCTCGCCCTGCTCGTCGAGGACGGGAAGCAGCGCACCGTCCTTCCCCTCTTCCGGCGCGGCAAGGCCCGCGAGTCCATCGAGGGCGATCTGCGCGAACAGCTCACCGAGGCCCAGCAGGAGGCCGGGGTCCGCCACCAGCTGTGA
- the bla gene encoding class A beta-lactamase has product MHHPRVRTAVAGALAALSLVPLVACGQNASTSPSTSAGPGRRTPAPATAQPYTADFTALEREFDARLGVYAIDTGTGREVAHHDRARFAYNSTFKALQAGVVLSTFSLDGLDKRVTYTRKDLVANSPVTEKHVDTGMTLEELCDASVRYSDNTAANLLFDHIGGPEGMDAALEKLGDGVTRMDREEPELSRWVPGEKRDTSTPRALAGDLRAFVLGKALPAPERRQLTTWLRTNTTGDAVIRAGVPENWVVGDKTGTGSHYGARNDIAVVWPPDSAPIVIAILSHRATKDAEPSDELIAEAASVVVDSLSP; this is encoded by the coding sequence ATGCATCACCCCCGTGTCAGGACCGCCGTCGCCGGTGCGCTCGCCGCACTGTCCCTCGTACCGCTGGTGGCCTGCGGGCAGAACGCCTCCACCTCGCCGTCCACGTCCGCCGGGCCCGGCAGGCGCACGCCGGCCCCCGCGACCGCGCAGCCGTACACCGCCGACTTCACCGCGCTGGAGCGCGAGTTCGACGCGCGGCTGGGCGTGTACGCGATCGACACGGGCACCGGGCGCGAGGTGGCCCACCACGACCGGGCCCGGTTCGCCTACAACTCGACCTTCAAGGCGCTCCAGGCCGGGGTCGTCCTCAGCACCTTCTCCCTGGACGGGCTCGACAAGCGGGTGACCTACACCCGGAAGGACCTGGTCGCCAACTCCCCGGTGACCGAGAAGCACGTGGACACCGGGATGACGCTCGAGGAACTGTGCGACGCCTCCGTGCGCTACAGCGACAACACCGCGGCGAACCTCCTCTTCGACCACATCGGCGGGCCCGAGGGGATGGACGCCGCGCTGGAGAAGCTGGGCGACGGCGTCACGCGGATGGACCGGGAGGAGCCGGAGCTGAGCCGCTGGGTCCCCGGGGAGAAGCGGGACACGTCCACACCTCGGGCCCTGGCCGGGGATCTGCGCGCGTTCGTCCTGGGCAAGGCCCTGCCCGCGCCGGAGCGCCGGCAGTTGACGACGTGGCTGCGGACCAACACCACCGGGGACGCGGTGATCAGGGCGGGCGTGCCGGAGAACTGGGTCGTCGGCGACAAGACCGGGACGGGCAGCCACTACGGGGCCCGCAACGACATCGCCGTGGTGTGGCCTCCGGACTCCGCGCCCATCGTGATCGCCATCCTGTCGCACCGCGCCACGAAGGACGCCGAGCCGTCCGACGAGCTGATCGCCGAAGCGGCCTCCGTGGTCGTCGACTCGCTCTCCCCCTGA
- a CDS encoding LysR family transcriptional regulator, with translation MDLVGACRAFVSVSEYGGFTDGAAAAGMSQSVASRRVAALEERFGERLFERTSRRAVLTPFGRDMLTAAAQLVQAADVLLEEAEAVKHKPWRLAVPATCSPAALARLVAEARGHGVRLDVRTAGPARRKELLHAHQVRAALLAVPSGEASWAVPLGLAGVRDTGMRRIHVETLRLGRAPHGPARRIWIQPEDDVPHIRDPLTRLRDAVGLRPAQVVTAPDLTAATAEVLCSEDLLLCSRAQADELALTWRPIGELTPIRGYALTVAADGNPLPVEARLGDAVALCLGADDLAGGGTAA, from the coding sequence GTGGATCTGGTCGGAGCATGCCGGGCGTTCGTCAGCGTCAGCGAGTACGGCGGTTTCACCGACGGGGCCGCCGCGGCGGGGATGTCCCAGTCGGTGGCGAGCCGGCGTGTCGCGGCACTGGAGGAGCGCTTCGGCGAGCGGCTGTTCGAGCGCACCTCGCGGCGGGCGGTGCTCACCCCCTTCGGCCGCGACATGCTGACCGCCGCGGCACAGCTCGTCCAGGCCGCGGACGTCCTGCTGGAGGAGGCCGAAGCCGTCAAGCACAAGCCCTGGCGGCTGGCCGTCCCCGCCACCTGCTCCCCGGCCGCCCTGGCCCGCCTGGTCGCCGAGGCGCGGGGGCACGGTGTCCGGCTCGACGTCCGGACCGCCGGGCCCGCACGGCGCAAGGAACTGCTCCACGCGCACCAGGTGCGGGCCGCTCTGCTCGCCGTGCCGTCGGGGGAGGCGTCCTGGGCCGTCCCGCTGGGGCTGGCCGGAGTACGGGACACCGGCATGCGGCGGATCCACGTCGAGACGCTGCGGCTCGGACGGGCCCCGCACGGGCCGGCCCGCCGGATCTGGATCCAGCCGGAGGACGACGTGCCGCACATCCGCGACCCGCTGACACGGCTGCGGGACGCGGTGGGCCTGCGGCCCGCGCAGGTGGTCACCGCACCCGATCTGACGGCAGCCACCGCCGAAGTCCTCTGCTCCGAGGACCTGTTGCTGTGCTCCCGCGCACAGGCGGACGAACTCGCCCTGACCTGGCGGCCGATCGGCGAGCTGACCCCGATCCGGGGCTACGCTCTCACGGTCGCGGCGGACGGCAACCCCCTGCCCGTGGAGGCACGCCTGGGCGACGCCGTCGCCCTTTGCCTGGGCGCGGACGACCTGGCCGGGGGAGGGACGGCGGCATGA
- a CDS encoding serine hydrolase, translating into MNTEALLRDVRERLHDGGLRACLLVRDLDTGEELGIDPDTELPSASLVKVPLALATLERIRRGELDGATSLDVAPGRVTTPGPTGLSRFRHPARIAVDDLLYLSTCLSDGTAADALFALTPPDRVAGFLREAGLRGIAVRHRTEELSDTPVERFDADQVHLAHALAIDAGTSGRGHRVAQLDTTRANTGSARSFVDLLQAVWTPSKIHQEVAERMRGLLAHNVLRHRLAPDFSSDASRWSSKTGTLLNLRHEIGVVEHADGQTFAIAVLTESSVPAGAQPGVDALMAEAARRMRDHLRQF; encoded by the coding sequence ATGAACACCGAAGCCCTGCTGCGGGATGTGCGGGAACGGCTGCACGACGGTGGCCTGCGGGCGTGCCTGCTGGTGCGGGACCTGGACACGGGTGAGGAACTGGGCATCGACCCGGACACGGAGCTGCCGTCGGCCTCCCTGGTCAAGGTCCCGCTCGCGCTGGCCACGCTCGAACGCATCCGGCGCGGCGAACTGGACGGGGCGACCTCGCTGGACGTGGCTCCCGGTCGCGTCACCACGCCGGGACCGACCGGCCTCAGCCGTTTCCGGCACCCCGCCCGGATCGCGGTCGACGATCTGCTCTACCTCAGTACCTGCCTGAGCGACGGGACGGCCGCCGACGCGCTGTTCGCCCTCACCCCGCCCGACCGGGTAGCCGGCTTCCTCCGGGAAGCCGGTCTGCGCGGCATCGCCGTCCGGCACCGGACGGAGGAGCTGTCCGACACGCCCGTCGAGCGCTTCGACGCCGACCAGGTGCACCTCGCCCACGCGCTGGCCATCGACGCGGGCACCAGCGGGCGCGGCCACCGGGTGGCGCAGCTCGACACGACCCGCGCCAACACCGGCAGCGCACGTTCCTTCGTCGACCTCCTCCAGGCCGTGTGGACCCCGTCGAAGATCCACCAGGAGGTGGCCGAGCGCATGCGCGGCCTCCTGGCCCACAACGTGCTGCGCCACCGGCTTGCCCCCGACTTCAGCTCCGACGCGAGCCGATGGTCCTCCAAGACGGGCACCCTGCTGAACCTGCGCCACGAGATCGGTGTCGTGGAGCACGCCGACGGACAGACCTTCGCCATCGCCGTGCTCACCGAGTCATCGGTCCCCGCCGGCGCGCAGCCCGGTGTCGACGCGCTGATGGCCGAGGCCGCCCGGCGGATGCGCGACCACCTCCGCCAGTTCTAG
- a CDS encoding DUF4235 domain-containing protein yields the protein MKASKIAYKPVGFALGAVSGMIASAVFQQTWKLIEGEGDAPDALDEDRSWRQIILAAAVQGAIFSVVKATVERSGAKATRRVTGAWPA from the coding sequence ATGAAGGCGTCCAAGATCGCCTACAAGCCGGTGGGGTTCGCCCTCGGCGCGGTCAGCGGCATGATCGCGAGCGCCGTGTTCCAGCAGACATGGAAGCTCATCGAAGGCGAGGGCGACGCGCCCGACGCTCTCGACGAGGACCGCTCGTGGCGGCAGATCATCCTCGCCGCCGCCGTGCAGGGCGCGATCTTCTCCGTGGTCAAGGCCACGGTCGAACGCTCGGGGGCCAAGGCGACCCGGCGCGTCACAGGCGCCTGGCCGGCGTGA
- a CDS encoding DUF3618 domain-containing protein — translation MNDASQNELGTPTPEELREQVERTRDELGQTVEALAGKADVKAQVKEKTAAVKEQAASASAQIREKSGQAARLLKDRTPDPLVEKAEQGAKAARANRVPLLAGGALLIAFLLVRRGRGRNR, via the coding sequence ATGAACGACGCATCACAGAACGAGCTGGGAACGCCCACCCCCGAGGAGCTGCGGGAGCAGGTCGAGCGGACGCGCGACGAACTCGGGCAGACCGTCGAGGCGTTGGCGGGCAAGGCCGACGTCAAGGCACAGGTGAAGGAGAAGACGGCGGCGGTGAAGGAACAGGCCGCGTCGGCCTCCGCCCAGATCCGGGAGAAGTCCGGGCAGGCCGCGCGACTGCTGAAGGACAGGACCCCGGACCCCCTGGTGGAGAAGGCCGAACAGGGGGCGAAGGCCGCCCGCGCCAACCGCGTTCCGCTCCTCGCCGGTGGCGCCCTGCTGATCGCCTTCCTGCTGGTACGCCGCGGCCGGGGGCGCAACCGATGA
- a CDS encoding phage holin family protein, which yields MSTAGRQASATGDEPVGILVSRASQQISELVREEMRLARAEMTQKGKRFGRGGGLFGAAGLVGVLAAQALVATCIAALALALTWWAASLIVTAVLAAVAGVTALAGKKQIARAGTPVPEQTIDSVKADLAEVKEKAHR from the coding sequence ATGAGCACGGCAGGACGGCAGGCTTCCGCCACGGGCGATGAGCCGGTGGGGATTCTCGTCTCGCGTGCCTCGCAGCAGATCTCGGAGCTGGTCCGCGAGGAAATGCGGCTGGCGCGTGCGGAGATGACGCAGAAGGGCAAGCGGTTCGGGAGGGGCGGCGGCCTGTTCGGCGCGGCCGGGCTCGTCGGCGTCCTGGCGGCGCAGGCGCTGGTGGCGACGTGCATCGCCGCACTCGCGCTGGCCCTGACCTGGTGGGCGGCGTCCCTCATCGTCACCGCGGTTCTGGCGGCGGTGGCCGGGGTGACCGCCCTGGCCGGGAAGAAGCAGATCGCCCGCGCCGGGACCCCCGTACCGGAACAGACCATCGACAGCGTCAAGGCCGATCTGGCCGAGGTCAAGGAGAAGGCTCACCGATGA
- a CDS encoding IS110 family transposase gives MSERRARVWAGIDAGKGHHWAAVVDGTGATLWSKKVDNDESAILTALGEILDLADQVHWAVDISGTSSALLPALLAAHGRRAVHVPGRTVNRMSGAYRGEAKTDARDACVIAETARHRSDFAAIGVPAQPAADLALLTAHRSDLVADRVRMINRLRDTLTGVFPALERAFDHSSQKGALVLPTGYRTPAAIRRRGRARLTAWLANRSVRGADAVAATALEAAHAQQTALPGEDVAAQIVADLATQILTLDDRLKRIDQQIRDTFRSHPQAEIIESMPGMGPILGAEFVVAAGDLAAYADAGHLASAAGLVPVPRDSGRRTGSLHRPKRYSRRLRRVFYLSAQTSIIREGPNRDFCLKKRGEGCKHVQAVIALARRRASVLWALLRDNRVFTPALPVAQAA, from the coding sequence GTGAGCGAGCGACGGGCCCGGGTATGGGCCGGAATCGATGCGGGCAAGGGGCATCACTGGGCGGCTGTGGTCGATGGGACCGGTGCGACCCTGTGGTCGAAGAAGGTCGACAACGACGAGTCGGCGATCCTGACCGCGCTCGGCGAGATCCTCGATCTGGCGGACCAGGTCCACTGGGCGGTGGACATCTCCGGTACGTCCTCCGCGCTGCTGCCGGCCCTGCTCGCGGCCCACGGCCGGCGGGCCGTCCACGTGCCCGGGCGCACGGTCAACCGCATGTCGGGGGCCTACCGGGGTGAGGCGAAGACCGACGCCCGCGACGCCTGCGTCATCGCCGAAACCGCCCGCCACCGCAGCGACTTCGCCGCCATCGGCGTGCCGGCCCAGCCGGCCGCCGACCTCGCGCTGCTGACCGCCCACCGCTCCGACCTGGTGGCCGACCGGGTCCGGATGATCAACCGGCTCCGCGACACGCTGACCGGCGTCTTCCCCGCCCTGGAACGGGCCTTCGACCACAGCTCGCAGAAGGGCGCACTGGTCCTGCCGACGGGCTACCGGACCCCGGCCGCGATCCGCCGCCGCGGCCGGGCGCGGCTGACGGCCTGGCTCGCCAACCGCAGCGTCCGCGGGGCCGACGCGGTCGCCGCGACCGCGCTGGAAGCCGCCCACGCCCAGCAGACCGCGCTGCCCGGCGAGGACGTCGCCGCCCAGATCGTCGCCGACCTGGCCACGCAGATCCTGACCCTGGACGACCGCCTGAAGCGGATCGACCAGCAGATCCGCGACACCTTCCGCAGCCACCCGCAGGCCGAGATCATCGAGTCGATGCCCGGCATGGGCCCGATACTCGGCGCCGAGTTCGTCGTCGCCGCCGGCGACCTGGCGGCCTACGCCGACGCCGGCCACCTCGCCTCGGCGGCCGGGCTCGTGCCCGTCCCGCGCGACTCCGGACGCCGCACCGGCAGCCTGCACCGCCCCAAGCGCTACAGCCGCCGCCTGCGCCGGGTGTTCTACCTGTCCGCACAGACCAGCATCATCCGCGAGGGACCGAACCGGGACTTCTGCCTCAAGAAGCGCGGCGAAGGCTGCAAACACGTCCAGGCCGTCATCGCCCTGGCCCGCCGACGGGCCAGCGTCCTGTGGGCACTCCTGCGCGACAACCGAGTCTTCACCCCCGCGCTGCCGGTCGCGCAAGCGGCTTGA
- a CDS encoding phosphatidylinositol-specific phospholipase C/glycerophosphodiester phosphodiesterase family protein, which produces MTHPTRRHALTVTLAAAAAGIAVPTATAVAAPARPHRPRPLRHAHAHNDYLHPRPLHDALSHGFTSVEADVFLVDGDLLVAHEPATLDPTRTLASLYLDPLAALVRAGHGSVHPHHREPLHLLVDIKADGVAAYRELDRQLRHHRYLTRYRHGRVRPGAVTVVVSGDRAARTPMEAQPTRLAFYDGRLDDLGTPAPASFAPLVSANWTQSFGWLGAGPFPRTERDRLRTLVATAHREGRRIRFWATPDRPGPEREAVWSELLAAGVDHLNTDDLAGLEAFLRTREEVAATF; this is translated from the coding sequence ATGACGCATCCCACCCGCCGCCACGCGCTCACGGTCACCCTTGCCGCCGCCGCCGCGGGCATCGCCGTCCCCACCGCGACCGCGGTCGCCGCACCCGCCCGCCCGCACCGCCCGCGTCCGTTACGCCACGCACACGCGCACAACGACTACCTCCACCCGCGCCCGCTGCACGACGCGCTCTCCCACGGGTTCACCAGCGTCGAGGCGGACGTCTTCCTCGTCGACGGCGACCTCCTCGTCGCCCATGAGCCAGCCACCCTCGACCCCACCCGCACCCTCGCCTCGCTCTACCTCGACCCGCTCGCCGCCCTCGTCCGCGCGGGCCACGGCAGCGTCCACCCCCACCACCGTGAACCGCTGCACCTTCTCGTCGACATCAAGGCCGACGGCGTCGCCGCCTACCGCGAACTGGACCGGCAGCTGCGCCACCACCGCTACCTCACCCGCTACCGGCACGGCCGCGTCCGGCCCGGAGCGGTCACCGTCGTCGTCTCGGGAGACCGCGCGGCCCGCACGCCGATGGAGGCCCAGCCCACCCGCCTCGCCTTCTACGACGGCCGCCTCGACGACCTCGGAACCCCTGCCCCCGCCTCCTTCGCCCCGCTCGTCAGTGCCAACTGGACCCAGAGCTTCGGCTGGCTCGGCGCGGGCCCCTTCCCCCGGACCGAACGGGACCGGCTGCGGACCCTCGTCGCCACCGCCCACCGCGAAGGCCGCCGCATCCGCTTCTGGGCCACGCCCGACCGGCCTGGCCCCGAACGCGAGGCCGTCTGGTCCGAACTGCTCGCCGCCGGGGTCGACCACCTCAACACCGACGACCTGGCCGGGCTCGAAGCGTTCCTGCGCACCCGCGAAGAAGTCGCCGCGACCTTCTGA
- a CDS encoding endonuclease — translation MSREVSASAHRTADALVEECGRTYAAEAGIRLRDTPQPLYQLLVLSHLLSARIRASVAVAAARALFEHGMRTPRRMTDASWQQRVDALGEGGYRRYDERTSTQLGEGAELVLDVWKGDLRRLRAEADGDGSALRAGLQQVTGIGPAGADIFVREVQGLWPETGFHVGAKGLQGAERVGLPASTARLAEVAGDRDPAVFAAALVRAALDQEIAETVREVARARK, via the coding sequence ATGAGCCGCGAGGTGTCCGCTTCGGCGCACCGGACCGCCGACGCGCTGGTGGAGGAGTGCGGGCGGACGTACGCGGCGGAGGCAGGCATCCGGCTGCGTGACACGCCGCAGCCGCTCTACCAGCTTCTGGTGCTGAGTCATCTGCTGAGCGCCCGCATCCGCGCCTCGGTCGCCGTGGCCGCGGCGCGGGCGCTGTTCGAGCACGGGATGCGCACGCCGCGCCGAATGACCGACGCGAGTTGGCAGCAGCGCGTGGACGCGCTGGGCGAGGGCGGCTACCGCCGCTACGACGAACGGACCTCCACCCAGCTAGGGGAGGGCGCGGAGCTGGTCCTCGATGTCTGGAAGGGCGACCTGCGCCGGTTGCGCGCGGAGGCGGACGGCGACGGGTCCGCGTTGCGGGCGGGCCTCCAGCAGGTCACGGGGATCGGACCGGCCGGAGCCGACATCTTCGTACGCGAGGTGCAGGGTCTGTGGCCGGAGACCGGGTTCCACGTCGGAGCGAAGGGCCTTCAGGGGGCCGAGCGGGTCGGTCTGCCCGCCTCCACCGCCCGGCTGGCCGAGGTGGCCGGGGACCGGGATCCGGCGGTGTTCGCCGCGGCACTGGTCCGGGCGGCCCTCGACCAGGAGATCGCCGAGACGGTCCGGGAAGTGGCACGAGCCCGGAAGTGA
- a CDS encoding DUF6480 family protein: MAVLLNPPGETPPAEGSIGEAHEERADGGLWEHPGVWTGLIVLGALMVAGFFLARVFGFG; this comes from the coding sequence ATGGCTGTTCTGCTGAATCCACCGGGAGAGACACCGCCTGCCGAAGGTTCCATCGGCGAGGCCCACGAGGAACGTGCGGACGGAGGGCTCTGGGAGCATCCGGGCGTATGGACCGGGCTGATCGTGCTCGGAGCGCTCATGGTCGCCGGGTTCTTCCTCGCGCGCGTCTTCGGTTTCGGATGA